A part of Micromonospora chersina genomic DNA contains:
- a CDS encoding calcium:proton antiporter, which yields MTAKIRSRLTDWTTVLPVIAVVVLAATWGRHLPGPLIVVVAALLAGAVLAAVHHAEVVAHKVGEPLGSLVLAVAVTVIEVGLIVTLMISGGDKTQALARDTVFAAVMITCNGILGLSLLLGALRRRVAVFNPEGTGGALATVATLATLSMVVPTFTSRPGPQFSPAQLTFAAVASLALYGLFVMVQTGRHRDYFLPVTQEGSIIPEDADGDGHADPPSTRTALASLALLVVALVAVVGDAKTISPAIEAGVEAANLPQAFVGVVIALLVLLPETLAAARAARRDRVQISLNLALGSAMASIGLTIPAIALASIWLEGPLLLGLGGTQMTLLALTAVTGVLTVVPGRATVLQGGVHLVLLAAFVFLAASP from the coding sequence ATGACCGCCAAGATCCGATCCCGCCTGACCGACTGGACCACCGTCCTACCCGTGATCGCGGTCGTCGTGCTCGCGGCCACCTGGGGCCGGCACCTGCCGGGTCCGCTGATCGTGGTGGTGGCCGCGCTGCTCGCGGGGGCCGTGCTGGCGGCGGTGCACCATGCCGAGGTGGTGGCGCACAAGGTGGGCGAGCCGCTCGGCTCGCTGGTCCTCGCGGTGGCGGTCACCGTGATCGAGGTCGGCCTGATCGTCACGCTGATGATCAGCGGCGGCGACAAGACGCAGGCGCTGGCCCGGGACACGGTCTTCGCCGCCGTGATGATCACCTGCAACGGGATACTCGGCCTGTCCCTGCTGCTCGGCGCGCTGCGCCGCCGGGTGGCGGTGTTCAACCCGGAGGGTACGGGTGGGGCGCTCGCGACCGTGGCCACGCTCGCCACCCTCAGCATGGTGGTCCCGACCTTCACCAGCCGGCCCGGCCCGCAGTTCTCCCCCGCACAGCTCACCTTCGCGGCGGTCGCCTCGCTCGCCCTGTACGGCCTGTTCGTGATGGTGCAGACCGGCCGGCACCGCGACTACTTCCTGCCGGTGACGCAGGAGGGCAGCATCATTCCCGAGGACGCCGACGGCGACGGGCACGCCGATCCGCCGTCCACGCGTACCGCCCTGGCCAGCCTGGCGCTGCTGGTCGTGGCGCTGGTGGCCGTGGTGGGCGACGCGAAGACCATCTCCCCGGCGATCGAGGCGGGCGTCGAGGCGGCGAACCTGCCGCAGGCGTTCGTCGGCGTGGTCATCGCCCTGCTGGTGCTGCTGCCCGAGACCCTCGCCGCCGCGCGGGCGGCCCGCCGGGACCGGGTGCAGATCAGCCTCAACCTGGCGCTCGGTTCGGCCATGGCCAGCATCGGCCTGACCATCCCGGCCATAGCGCTGGCCTCGATCTGGCTGGAGGGCCCGTTGCTGCTGGGCCTCGGCGGCACCCAGATGACGCTGCTCGCGCTGACCGCGGTGACCGGCGTGCTGACCGTGGTGCCGGGTCGCGCCACAGTGCTCCAGGGCGGGGTGCACCTGGTGCTGCTCGCCGCGTTCGTCTTCCTGGCCGCCAGCCCGTGA